The Hyphomicrobium sp. 99 genome contains the following window.
GCATCGCAGCATGTGCCTTCGAGCCGCGAATGTCCTGCGGGGCAAGCTGCTTGTCGAAGCCGATGGAGGCATTTATCTCCTGCATGATCTCGGCAGGAGACATTGCGAAACGGCCACCCCACATGGTGTTGGCTGGCTTGTCGGTCACGGGCGGCTCCGTCTTAAATAGAAAAGAACAAGGTTACCAAATGACAGCGAACGGCGCGGGAAGCCCGCAGAAGGCTCTTTGGATTGTGGCGCTGTCGGCGCTGGTCGGGTTCGGCGCCGTATACGTTATCGGAGGCGGGTTGGGCAACGTCGGTCCGCAAAATTCGGAGACCGCCGCCCAGAATGTCTCGACGTCTGAGCCTGGAGGCGCCGGCGGCTCGTCGCTCAAGCTCGGTCAGATGGCGGCATTTGTCGCAAAGAAAACGCCCGAGCCCCTGCCCGACATCACCTTCCAGGACGCCACTGGTAAGGATGTCAAGCTGTCGAGCCTCAAAGGCAAGACCATCCTTCTCAATCTCTGGGCGACCTGGTGTGAGCCCTGCCGCGAGGAGATGCCGGCTCTCGACCACCTGCAGAAAGAACTCGGCAGCGACAAGTTTGAAGTCTTAGCACTGAGCCTCGACCGCAAGGGCTACGACGCGTCGCGCAAGTTCCTCGACGAGCTGAAAGCCGACAACGTCAAGCTCTATACGGACGTAACCGCCAAACAGGGCATGGCGCTGAAGCTTCTCGGGATGCCGACCACAATCCTCATCAACAAGGACGGATTGGAAGTCGGACGGTTGGCTGGATCGGCAAAATGGGATTCGGACGACGCCAAAAAGCTCATCGAGGCGGCGATGAACTGACCACCTCGAATTCGCCGCTTGGGGCCAACTGACGTTCGCTGCCCTTGAAGGCGCAAACTACTTCTTCTTCGTTTTCTGCGTCAGCGCTGAAGCAGCGACGGACTTCGCTTCCTTGCTCGACTTGGGGTCATGCAGGATTTTAGACGCTGCAGAGGCGACCTTCTTGCTCGTCGTTTCCTTTGGGCTGCCGGTCTGCGTGAGTGCCGAAGCCGCGACCGACTTCTCAGCCTTGGTCGCCGTCTTGCTCTTCAACACCTTCGAGGCTGCCGACGACACCTTCTTGCTGGTGACTTCCGATTTCGCCATAGACGTTGCTTCCTGAGTTCCGGAGCCGCGAAAGTGCGGTCCGACGAGCATGCACCATGCACGATTCGAGTACGCCGTGTAATGACGGCCAAGGCCTGTTTTTATCCACTTTCCACGCTTGCCGCTACGGACGGTATGCGGGTACGCCCCTCAGCCAGTGCTCAGAATTGACACCCCGCGCCCGAGAGGCGACAAGGCGCGTCTCAAACACTATTCCCGCACAGCATCGGAGACGCTTTCCCCATGGCCCACGACGACCTGAAACAGACAATCGAAGCGGCATGGGAAACCCGCGACGGCATTTCGTTCGACACCAAAGGCGCCGTCCGCGATGCCGTCGAAACAGCCCTCGACCTTCTCGATAAGGGCGAAGCGCGCGTCGCCGAGAAGACGGACGGCACCTGGGTCGTCAATCAGTGGCTGAAAAAGGCAGTCCTTTTGTCGTTCCGCCTCAACGACATGGAAACGATCCCCGGCGGTCCGGCAGGCAGCTTCTACTGGGATAAGGTGCCTCCGAAGTTCGCCGGCTGGACGGAAGCAGACTTCCGCAAGGGCGGCTTCCGGGTGCTTCCTGGCGCCATCGTCCGCCGCTCCGCCTACATCGCGCCCGGCGCCGTTCTGCTCCCCTCGTTCGTGAACCTCGGCGCCTACGTCGGCAGCGGCACGATGGTCGACACCTGGGCGACGGTCGGAAGTTGCGCCCAGATCGGGAAAAACTGCCACATTTCAGGCGGTGCCGGCATCGGCGGCGTGCTCGAGCCCCTTCAGGCCGGACCGGTCGTCATCGAGGATAACTGCTTCATCGGCGCCCGCGCCGAAGTGGCCGAAGGCGTCCAGGTCGGCGAAGGGTCCGTCCTTTCGATGGGCGTCTACCTCGGAGCCTCGACGACGATCATCGATCGCGCGACGGGTGAAAAAATGTTCGGCAAGGTGCCTCCCTATTCCGTCATCGTATCGGGTACGATGCCGGGCAAGCCTCTCCCGAACGGGGAACCGGGTCCAAACCTCTATTGCGCCGTGATCGTCAAGCGCGTCGACGAAAAGACCCGGAGCAAGACAAGCATCAACGAGCTTCTCAGGGACTAAGTGGAAGCTCAGGGATTGAGTGGAAGCAGGTGAAAACGGCGTCGAAATTCCGAACGCTTGATCCGGCGCTCATCACGGCGAGCCTCGATCAACTTGCTCGGCGTATCGATGAGCGTTTTCCGGGTGCGGGCCTTGCCAACGTCTGCCGCGACCTGCTCGCACTCGCCAAGGAGACGGCAACCGCGGCGCAGGAAATCAACCGGCCACACTTCTTCCTGCGCTTCGTCATCTGGCTCGCGATCACGGCAGGCGTTGCCCTGCTGATCGTGGTCGCGCAGCTCATTTTAGGCGGTACTAAGGCTAACGACGATCTCTTCGGCACGCTGCAGGGCATCGATTCCGGCTTCAACATAGTCGTGCTCATGGGCGCGACGCTGTTCTTCGTCTCATCGCTCGAAGCGCGCTGGAAACAGCGGAAGGCCCTCTTCGCACTCCACGAGTTCCGCTCCATCATCCACGTCATCGATATGCATCAGCTGACGAAAGACCCGAGCATGCTGGCGGCCGTGCACACCTCGAGCTCACCCGACCGCAGCCTGTCGCCGTTCGAACTCGTACGTTATCTCGACTATTGCTCTGAGATGCTGTCGCTCACTGCCAAGCTTGCAGCGCTCTACGCCGAGAAGCTCAGCGATCCGGTCGTGGTCGACACGGTCGGCGACCTTGAGCGGCTGACCTCGGATCTTTCAGGTAAGATCTGGCAGAAGATCACGATCGTGCAGAGCCTCGAAGGCCGCGACATTCCGTTGCCTTCCGCCGGTCAGCTAATTGGAAGTCAAACTGTGTAATGACCCTCATCCCGACAGATCCCGTTGCCCTCTCTCAAGCGCTCATCCGCTGCGAAAGCGTAACGCCCCACGAAGCAGGCGCACTGACGCTCCTGCAGAACGTGCTCGAGCCGGCAGGCTTCACCTGTCACCGCCTCGTCTTCTCCGAGCCCGGCACGCCCGATGTCGATAATCTTTACGCGCGCCTCGGCTCGGGCCGGCCGCATCTCTCCTTCGCCGGACATACCGATGTCGTGCCGGTCGGCAACGAAGCGGCCTGGACCGTGCACCCGTTCGCCGGCGAAGTCCGCGACGGTATTCTCTACGGACGCGGCGCAGTCGACATGAAGGGCTGCATTGGCGCCTTCCTCGCCGCGACCATGAAGTATCTCCATCACCACAATGGCCTGCCGCGCGGCTCGTTGTCGTTCATTATTACGGGCGACGAAGAGGGCCCCTCGATCAACGGCACGATGAAAATCCTCGATTGGCTGAAGGCGCGCGATGAAGTCATCGATGCCTGCCTCGTCGGCGAACCATCGAACCCCAACGCGCTCGGCGATGAAATCCGCATCGGACGCCGCGGCTCGCTCAACGTCGATCTGACCGTTCACGGCAAGCAGGGACATTCCGCCTATCCGCAAATCGCCGATAATCCGGTCCCGAAACTCGCCCGCATCATCGACCGCCTCTCGACGACGAAGCTCGACGACGGAACGGAAAATTTCCAGCCGTCGAACCTTCAGGTGACGGTGATCTCCGTTCCGAACACGGCGACGAACGTCATCCCGGGACGCGCCATCGCCAAGCTCAACATCCGCTATAACGACGGCTGGACGCGTCCGACGATCGAAGAGTGGGTGCGGAAAACAACCGCGAGCGCCGCCGCGGAAGTCGACGCGAAATACGATCTCGCATTCTCCGGCACCGGCGACGTGTTCCTGACGAAACCGGGTCCGCTCGTCTCGACGCTCAAGGACGCCGTCAAATCCGTCACCGGTCGCACGCCTGCGCTGACGACGGGCGGTGGCACATCGGATGCGCGCTTCATCAAGGACATCTGTCCGGTCGTCGAATTCGGCCTCGTCAACCAGACGATCCATCAGGTCGACGAGCACACGAGCGTCGCCGACCTCGAAACGCTGACCGAAATCTACGGCCGCTTCATCACGAACTTCTTCCGCAACGGTTGAGGACTCGTCATCCTCGACCGAGCGCGCCATCGGCGCGTCGAAGGTCGGGGATCCAGCGTCAGACTCGCCAAAGGCACAAAATGTGGAGTCTTCGACGACTCTCACGCTGGATCCCCAATCACGCTCGCTAGAACGCTCACACGATTGAGGATGACGGCGCGTTCCGCGCGGGCACTTCGTTTCGGGCGGCCGGCGCGCGGAACGCGTGTCGCCCGAAACAAACAAAAAAGTGCCGCCCGAAACGAAGGCCCGCGCTGGCGGCCGGCTCCGCGAAGCGGAGTCGCCAGCGCCAAACAAAAAAGGCCGCCAAATCTGGCGGCCTTTTCGAATTACCCCGCTAAAGAGCGATCCTTAGACCGACTCTTTCAGCTCCTTCGCGGCGCGGAAAGCGATCTTCTTCGAAGCCTTGATCTTGATGGCTTCGCCCGTTGCCGGGTTGCGGCCCATGCGAGCCGGACGCTTGCGAACCTGCAGAACGCCGAGACCTCCGATGCGGATGCGGGCGCCCTTCTTGAGATGCTTGGAAATCTGAGCGACGAGATCTTCGAGCAGCGCGACCGACTGCTTCTTCGGAATCTCGTGAGCCTCCGCGAGCGTCGCGGCAATATGCTTCAACGTAACGGTTTCGATCTTCGCTGCAGCCTTGGCCGGAGCCTTGGCTGAAGTCTTTGGCGCAGCTGCCTTTGCCATTGTCGTCCCTCTTATGCGAATCGGTTTGGTATCGAACACTACATCATCGTTGAAACCCAAAAACATGCGATTTTTGGGCCTTTTTCGAATGAAGCCGGCGAAAAGAGCAGCATTTGTGGCCCGAAAGCAAGCGTCACGTATGGGTTGCACGCAAAAAAAGCCGCCAAAACCGTAGTTTTCCGTGCGCTTTAGCGGAACGCGGCGAATGAACCGAGGGAAAGAAATCGGAAGTTTGCGAAGGGAACCTCTTCGCAAACGATACTATTTGAAATGCTTCGAAAGCTTCAGGCCCTGGCCCTGATAGTTTGATTTCAGCCCCTGGCCGTAGAGCGTTTCCGGCGTCTCCGTCATCCGCTCGTAGACGAGCCGGCCGATGATTTGCCCGTCTTCCAGAATGAACGGCACCTTGTGCGAGCGCACTTCGAGGACGACGCGCGAGCCTTTGCCGCCAGCTGCCGCGTGCCCAAAGCCCGGATCCATGAAGCCCGCATAATGCACGCGGAATTCGCCGACGAGCGGATTGAACGGCACCATCTCGGCCGCGTGCGTCGGCGGCACATGCACCGCTTCCTTCGAAGCCAGAATGTAGAACTGATCGGGATCAAGGATGAGCCGATGCTTGTCCTTGACGTAGATCGGGTCCCAGTAATCCTCGACCGGATAGGCTCCGACCTTATCGACATCGACGACGCCGGTGTGACGCCGCGCGCGAAACCCGACGAGCCCGGTCTCATTACCCGCAAGATCGACCGTCAGGGCAATGCCGCCGGAAATGTCGGCATTTTCCGCCGAAACCAGACGTTCGCGCAGTTGCAGTTCGCGCAGCGCCGCATCGCTATCGGCGGCCGGACCGTTGCGAAAACGAATCTGCGACAGCCGTGAGCCTTTTCTGACGACGATCGGAAACGTCTGCGGACAGATCTCGGCGTAAAGCGGCCCGGTGTAGCCGCGCGGAATTTGATCGAACGCGCCAACGCCATCGGCGATAACGCGCGTGAACACGTCGAGCCGGCCCGTCGAGCTTTTCGGGTTCGCGGATGCTTCAACGTCGCTCGGCAGCGCGAGGGCTTCAAGCAGCGGCACGATGTAGACGCAGCCCGTTTCGAGCACAGCGCCTTGGCTGAGGCTGATCGTATGAAGCGCAAGATCATCGAGCTTCGTCTGCACGCGCCCGCCCGGCCTCGGAAGAAAACTCGCGCGCACCCGGTAGGCGACGGCGCCAAGTCTGAGATCGAGACTCGCTGGCTGCACCTGCCCCTCGATGACAGGCTCCGCAATCTCAATCTCACCATCGGCAATCATGCCCGCAATCGCTTGCGACGGCAGAATGCCGACCGTTCGCTCGCGCCGCTTCGACGCCGGATGAGTTTTCTCAGTTTTAGTCATGGCGCCGGTCTACCCCCTAGGGCTTCGTCTAAAGTAGGCCTAATGCTTCGCCAAGCGCGACAATGTCCATAATAGCGGTTATTCCGTGCGGATCGATGCCGCCCCTTGACGCCGCGGGGTGCGAGCGGTAATCCCGCTGAACTCTCGTGGTCCTTTGGCCGGCCGGCTTGCAGCCACGTTAAACAAGTCGCTAAAGAGGCCGTGTGCGCTCCCGGTTTCCCGCGCCCGGTCTTTCGTCAGCCGGCGTCTGCGGACCGGGATTTTTTATTGCGCGAAAGGCCGTTCCGATGGCGAATGACGAACAGTTCCCGTCCAATAACCCCGCATGGCGTCCCGCAACGGCGCTTGTCCATGGCGGCATCACCCGGTCAGAATGGGGCGAGACGTCCGAAGCCCTCCATCTGACTCAAGGCTTCGTCTACAAAAGCGCCGAGCAGGCAGAAGCCCGATTCAAGCAGGAAGACCCGGGCTATCAGTACACGCGCTTCGGAAACCCGACGATCTCGATGTTCGAAGATCGCCTGAAGATTTTCGAAGGCGCCGAGGAATGCCGCGCCACAGCGACGGGCATGGCCGCCGTAACGGCTTCGATGCTGTCATATATGAAGACCGGCGATCACGTGGTCGCAGCGCGCGCGCTGTTCGGCTCCTGCCGCTACATCGTCGAGACGCTCTGTCCGCGCTTCGGCATCGAAGCGACGCTTGTCGACGGCAAAGATCTCGACGCCTGGCGCGCCGCCATTCGCCCGAATACCAAGATGTTCTTCTTCGAGACGCCATCCAATCCGACGCTCGAACTCGTCGATATCGCAGCCGTCAGCAAGATCGCGCGCGACAACGGCATTCTGACCATCGTCGACAACGTGTTCGCCACGCCGATGCTGCAGCGGCCGTTGGCGCTCGGCGCCGATATCGTCGTCTATTCGGCGACGAAGCATATCGACGGACAGGGCCGCTGCCTCGGTGGCGCCGTCCTCGGCAAGAGCGAGTTCATCACCAAATACGTCCAGGAATGGCTCCGCCAGACGGGTCCGTCCATCAGCCCGTTCAATGCGTGGGTGATGTTGAAGGGCCTCGAGACGCTTCCTATCCGCGTGAAGGCGCAGTGCGAAACGTCCGCCAAGATCGCCGACTTGCTGGCTGGCCTCAAAGGCGTGACGCGCGTCCTCTATCCGGGCCGGGCGGATCATCCCCAGGCGGCGCTTGCGGCAAAGCAGATGCCGGGCGGGGGACAGATGGTGGCGTTCGAGGTCGAAGGCGGTAAACAGGGTGCCTTCCGCTGCCTTAACGCGCTGCGTTTGATCCGCATCTCGAACAACCTCGGCGACGCCAAGAGCTTGGTCACCCACCCGGCGACGACGACCCACTTCAAGCTGACGCCCGCGCAGCGCTCGGAACTCGGTATTAGTGATGGTATGATCCGTCTATCGATCGGGCTTGAAGCGGCGGAAGATTTGGCAGACGATCTCACCAATGCGGTGAAGAGGGTCACGGGGTGACAGGGACAATATGAGTAAAAGTACGCCGACTTCGACAGCCAGAAAGGCCGCTGCAGCGGCCTTCCAACCCTATGAAGCAACGACGCGTGGGATCCGCATTCGCGTCGAGCCGCGGTACATGGAAGATCAATCGTCTCCGGAAGACAGCCATTTCGTGTGGTCTTACGCCGTCGAGATCAGCAATGACGGTGCCGAAACCGTCCAACTGAAATCGCGCATGTGGCGGATCACGGATGCGCTCGGCCGCACAGAAGAAGTTCGCGGCGCGGGCGTCGTCGGCCAGACGCCGGTCATCGAACCGGGCAAGTCGTTCCACTACACGTCGGGCTGTCCGCTGAAGACGCCGCAGGGTATCATGGTCGGCAGCTATCAGATGTCGGATGAGGCCGGTAAGCTTTTCGACGTAGCCATTCCCGCCTTCTCGCTCGATAGCCCCTATACCCGGCGCAGCATGAATTGACAGCGGCGACAGCCGATGAGCGAAGTCCGAGGCCCAACCTACACGCCTGTTGAATTGCTCGCGCGCCTCGTGGCCTTCGACACCACGAGCCACAAGAACAATCTTGGCCTGATCGCCTTCGTCGAAGATTATCTTCGCGAGCACGGCGTACCGTCGCATCGGATCGTCAGCGACGACGGTCAGAAATCCTCGCTCTACGCAACGATCGGCTCGGCCGACGAAGGCGGGATTGCCCTCTCCGGCCACACCGACGTCGTACCCGTCGATGGACAGGACTGGACGAGCGACCCATTCACGCTGAGAGCGGAAAATGGCCGCCTGTACGGCCGCGGCTCAGCCGACATGAAAGGCTTCATCGCCGCTTCGCTCGCCGCCGTCCCTGACTTCAAAACGCGCAAGTTGAAGAAGCCGATCCATCTCGCCTTCTCCTATGACGAAGAAGTCGGGTGCATTGGCGTTCGCCCGATGATCGCCGAACTCGGCAAAGCGCTCCCGAAACCGCGCATGGTAATTGTCGGCGAGCCGACGAGCATGCAGGTCGTCGATGCGCACAAAGGGCCGGTTCGCTGGAATGTCGAGGTCAAGGGTCGGGCGGCCCATTCGAGCATGGCCCATCTCGGCGTCAACGCCGTCACCTACGCGACGCGCCTCATCGGCGAGCTCAACCGTATCGAAGCCGAGCTCAAGCAGCGGGTCATAGACATTCGCTTCGAGCCACCCTATTCGACGCTGCAGGTAACGAAGATCGAGGGTGGAACGGCGACGAACATCGTGCCCGTCCATTGCAGCTTCGTTTTCGACATCCGCGCTTTGCCCGGATTGCATCCCGACGAAATCGAAGACCGGTTGCGCCGCTTTGCGGAGACGCATTGTCTCGCTGAAATGCGCGCCATCGCACCTGAAACCGGCATCGATATCGTGCGCGTCAACGCCGTACCGCCCTTTGGCGCCGAGCCATCGTCCGAAGTCGTAGCGCTCGCCTTGAAGTTGACCGGGCAGAATGAAACCTACGGCGTCTCCTACGGCACCGAAGCCTCTCTCTTTCAGAATGCGGGCGCACCCTCCGTCGTCTGCGGACCCGGCGACATCGCGCAAGCGCACACCGCCGACGAATGGATCGCCGAGAGCGAGATCGCGAAAT
Protein-coding sequences here:
- a CDS encoding TlpA family protein disulfide reductase; translation: MTANGAGSPQKALWIVALSALVGFGAVYVIGGGLGNVGPQNSETAAQNVSTSEPGGAGGSSLKLGQMAAFVAKKTPEPLPDITFQDATGKDVKLSSLKGKTILLNLWATWCEPCREEMPALDHLQKELGSDKFEVLALSLDRKGYDASRKFLDELKADNVKLYTDVTAKQGMALKLLGMPTTILINKDGLEVGRLAGSAKWDSDDAKKLIEAAMN
- the dapD gene encoding 2,3,4,5-tetrahydropyridine-2,6-dicarboxylate N-succinyltransferase, encoding MAHDDLKQTIEAAWETRDGISFDTKGAVRDAVETALDLLDKGEARVAEKTDGTWVVNQWLKKAVLLSFRLNDMETIPGGPAGSFYWDKVPPKFAGWTEADFRKGGFRVLPGAIVRRSAYIAPGAVLLPSFVNLGAYVGSGTMVDTWATVGSCAQIGKNCHISGGAGIGGVLEPLQAGPVVIEDNCFIGARAEVAEGVQVGEGSVLSMGVYLGASTTIIDRATGEKMFGKVPPYSVIVSGTMPGKPLPNGEPGPNLYCAVIVKRVDEKTRSKTSINELLRD
- the dapE gene encoding succinyl-diaminopimelate desuccinylase is translated as MTLIPTDPVALSQALIRCESVTPHEAGALTLLQNVLEPAGFTCHRLVFSEPGTPDVDNLYARLGSGRPHLSFAGHTDVVPVGNEAAWTVHPFAGEVRDGILYGRGAVDMKGCIGAFLAATMKYLHHHNGLPRGSLSFIITGDEEGPSINGTMKILDWLKARDEVIDACLVGEPSNPNALGDEIRIGRRGSLNVDLTVHGKQGHSAYPQIADNPVPKLARIIDRLSTTKLDDGTENFQPSNLQVTVISVPNTATNVIPGRAIAKLNIRYNDGWTRPTIEEWVRKTTASAAAEVDAKYDLAFSGTGDVFLTKPGPLVSTLKDAVKSVTGRTPALTTGGGTSDARFIKDICPVVEFGLVNQTIHQVDEHTSVADLETLTEIYGRFITNFFRNG
- a CDS encoding HU family DNA-binding protein: MAKAAAPKTSAKAPAKAAAKIETVTLKHIAATLAEAHEIPKKQSVALLEDLVAQISKHLKKGARIRIGGLGVLQVRKRPARMGRNPATGEAIKIKASKKIAFRAAKELKESV
- a CDS encoding 2'-deoxycytidine 5'-triphosphate deaminase, with the protein product MTKTEKTHPASKRRERTVGILPSQAIAGMIADGEIEIAEPVIEGQVQPASLDLRLGAVAYRVRASFLPRPGGRVQTKLDDLALHTISLSQGAVLETGCVYIVPLLEALALPSDVEASANPKSSTGRLDVFTRVIADGVGAFDQIPRGYTGPLYAEICPQTFPIVVRKGSRLSQIRFRNGPAADSDAALRELQLRERLVSAENADISGGIALTVDLAGNETGLVGFRARRHTGVVDVDKVGAYPVEDYWDPIYVKDKHRLILDPDQFYILASKEAVHVPPTHAAEMVPFNPLVGEFRVHYAGFMDPGFGHAAAGGKGSRVVLEVRSHKVPFILEDGQIIGRLVYERMTETPETLYGQGLKSNYQGQGLKLSKHFK
- the metZ gene encoding O-succinylhomoserine sulfhydrylase; translated protein: MANDEQFPSNNPAWRPATALVHGGITRSEWGETSEALHLTQGFVYKSAEQAEARFKQEDPGYQYTRFGNPTISMFEDRLKIFEGAEECRATATGMAAVTASMLSYMKTGDHVVAARALFGSCRYIVETLCPRFGIEATLVDGKDLDAWRAAIRPNTKMFFFETPSNPTLELVDIAAVSKIARDNGILTIVDNVFATPMLQRPLALGADIVVYSATKHIDGQGRCLGGAVLGKSEFITKYVQEWLRQTGPSISPFNAWVMLKGLETLPIRVKAQCETSAKIADLLAGLKGVTRVLYPGRADHPQAALAAKQMPGGGQMVAFEVEGGKQGAFRCLNALRLIRISNNLGDAKSLVTHPATTTHFKLTPAQRSELGISDGMIRLSIGLEAAEDLADDLTNAVKRVTG
- the apaG gene encoding Co2+/Mg2+ efflux protein ApaG, with protein sequence MSKSTPTSTARKAAAAAFQPYEATTRGIRIRVEPRYMEDQSSPEDSHFVWSYAVEISNDGAETVQLKSRMWRITDALGRTEEVRGAGVVGQTPVIEPGKSFHYTSGCPLKTPQGIMVGSYQMSDEAGKLFDVAIPAFSLDSPYTRRSMN
- the argE gene encoding acetylornithine deacetylase, yielding MSEVRGPTYTPVELLARLVAFDTTSHKNNLGLIAFVEDYLREHGVPSHRIVSDDGQKSSLYATIGSADEGGIALSGHTDVVPVDGQDWTSDPFTLRAENGRLYGRGSADMKGFIAASLAAVPDFKTRKLKKPIHLAFSYDEEVGCIGVRPMIAELGKALPKPRMVIVGEPTSMQVVDAHKGPVRWNVEVKGRAAHSSMAHLGVNAVTYATRLIGELNRIEAELKQRVIDIRFEPPYSTLQVTKIEGGTATNIVPVHCSFVFDIRALPGLHPDEIEDRLRRFAETHCLAEMRAIAPETGIDIVRVNAVPPFGAEPSSEVVALALKLTGQNETYGVSYGTEASLFQNAGAPSVVCGPGDIAQAHTADEWIAESEIAKCMRFLHRLGDWAET